The following proteins come from a genomic window of Meleagris gallopavo isolate NT-WF06-2002-E0010 breed Aviagen turkey brand Nicholas breeding stock chromosome Z, Turkey_5.1, whole genome shotgun sequence:
- the KCNV2 gene encoding potassium voltage-gated channel subfamily V member 2, translating to MGKDNEGVCLDKQSDFSGTAPVSSQTMLLLGPEGNYNYYVDDEEEEEEEKDHGKWPTEDPFEGENKLSSSIPFSPTFSSGAPARPSTSSVLNINVGGQSYRLTYQAVATYPKTRLGRLATSTDRRCQLGLCDDYAAQVDEYFFDRDPAVFQLVYNFYASGVLRVRDELCPRSFLEELSYWGVRLKYTPRCCRICFEERRDELSEQLKVQRELRSQAEAQENEQLFHHMRYYGPQRWRLWNLMEKPFSSVTAKVMAVASSFFVLISVVALALNTVEEMQQVDKKSGESRPVLEHIETLCIVFFTLEYLLRLVSTPDLRRFASSALNAVDLIAILPLYLQLLLECFTDDDQPRGRGSQHEYDIEKVGRVGKVGQVLRIMRLMRIFRILKLARHSTGLRAFGFTLRQCYQQVGCLLLFIAMGIFAFSAMVYTVEHDVSSTNFTSIPHAWWWAAVSISTVGYGDMCPETHLGRLFAFLCIAFGIILNGMPISILYNKFSDYYSKLKAYEYTALKKERGKVDFTRRAMKKISECCGEGGARSLPQHG from the exons ATGGGGAAGGATAATGAAGGTGTGTGTTTAGACAAGCAGAGTGATTTTTCTGGTACTGCTCCAGTGAGCTCTCAGACCATGCTGCTCCTTGGACCAGAGGGAAACTACAACTATTATGTAGatgatgaagaagaggaagaagaagaaaaagaccaCGGAAAATGGCCAACAGAGGACCCGtttgaaggagaaaacaagCTCTCATCATCCATTCCTTTCTCCCCAACCTTTTCCTCTGGGGCCCCAGCCAGGCCTTCCACTTCATCCGTGCTGAACATTAACGTTGGTGGCCAGAGCTACCGTCTCACCTACCAGGCAGTGGCCACCTATCCCAAGACCCGCCTGGGCCGCCTGGCCACTTCCACAGACCGTCGCTGCCAGCTGGGCCTGTGTGATGACTACGCCGCCCAGGTGGATGAGTACTTCTTCGACCGAGACCCAGCTGTCTTTCAGCTGGTGTACAACTTCTATGCTTCAGGGGTGCTCCGTGTGCGGGATGAGCTGTGCCCACGCAGCTTCCTGGAGGAGCTGAGCTACTGGGGCGTACGGCTCAAATACACACCCCGCTGCTGCCGCATCTGCTTCGAGGAGCGTCGCGACGAGCTAAGCGAACAGCTGAAAGTCCAGCGTGAGCTGCGCTCCCAGGCAGAGGCTCAGGAGAATGAGCAGCTCTTCCACCACATGCGCTACTATGGGCCCCAGCGCTGGCGCCTCTGGAACCTCATGGAGAAGCCCTTCTCCTCAGTCACTGCCAAAGTGATGGCAGTGGCCTCCAGCTTCTTTGTGCTAATCTCTGTGGTGGCTCTGGCGCTCAATACAGTGGAGGAGATGCAGCAGGTAGACAAGAAGAGTGGAGAGAGTCGGCCTGTCCTGGAGCACATTGAGACTCTGTGCATCGTGTTCTTCACGCTGGAGTACTTGCTGCGCTTGGTCTCCACACCAGATCTGCGTCGTTTTGCCAGCAGCGCCCTCAATGCTGTAGACCTCATTGCCATCCTGCCCCTCTACCTGCAACTGTTGCTCGAATGCTTCACTGATGATGACCAGCCCCGAGGTCGGGGCTCTCAGCATGAGTATGATATTGAGAAGGTGGGACGGGTGGGCAAAGTGGGACAAGTACTTCGTATCATGCGTCTCATGCGCATCTTCCGCATCCTCAAGCTGGCCCGCCACTCCACAGGGCTGCGTGCCTTTGGCTTTACCTTGCGTCAGTGCTACCAGCAGGTGGGCTGCCTTTTGCTCTTCATTGCCATGGGCATCTTCGCCTTCTCTGCCATGGTCTACACAGTGGAGCATGATGTATCCAGTACCAACTTCACCAGCATCCCTCATGCTTGGTGGTGGGCTGCC GTCAGCATCTCCACTGTGGGATATGGAGACATGTGTCCAGAAACTCACCTCGGCCGCCTGTTTGCATTCCTGTGCATTGCTTTCGGGATAATCCTGAACGGCATGCCCATCTCTATCCTCTACAACAAGTTCTCAGACTATTACAGCAAACTGAAAGCCTACGAGTACACTGCTCTCAAGAAAGAGAGGGGGAAGGTGGACTTCACACGGAGAGCCATGAAGAAAATCTCTGAATGCTGCGGAGAAGGTGGAGCTCGCTCCTTGCCACAACACGGATAG